In uncultured Bacteroides sp., one genomic interval encodes:
- a CDS encoding LacI family DNA-binding transcriptional regulator, with the protein MDELPERIRIKDIARLADVSVGTVDRVIHGRSGVSEKSKKRVEEILDQLNYQPNMYASALASNKKYMFVSLLPQHIEGEYWTAVEKGITDAVYAFSDFNISIKMCYYDAYDYTSFTSAGNAIMAEHPDGVIVSPTIPQITRNFTDQLNEFSIPYIFIDSNIPDLHPLAFYGQNSGRSGYFAAKMLMLMSDKADEIVIFRQIKEGIIGSNQQENRDKGFRIYMKEHFPFCRITELNLHPKYPIEDEQLLDAYFAEHPNVTCGITFNSKVHVIGEYIEKRGIKNFNLVGYDLLTRNVTCLKNGSVSMLIAQQPEIQGYNSVKALCDQLILKKEVNSINYMPIDLLTVETVDFYLNFQK; encoded by the coding sequence ATGGATGAACTACCGGAAAGAATACGAATAAAAGACATAGCACGCTTAGCCGATGTGTCAGTTGGAACTGTTGATCGAGTAATTCATGGTAGAAGCGGTGTATCCGAAAAAAGCAAAAAGCGGGTTGAAGAAATCTTAGATCAATTAAACTATCAACCTAATATGTATGCTAGTGCTTTAGCCTCAAACAAAAAATACATGTTTGTTAGTTTGCTTCCTCAGCATATAGAAGGGGAATACTGGACGGCAGTAGAAAAAGGTATAACAGATGCAGTATATGCATTTTCAGATTTTAATATTTCTATAAAGATGTGTTATTATGATGCGTATGATTATACATCATTCACATCTGCAGGAAATGCTATAATGGCTGAGCATCCTGATGGCGTAATAGTCTCTCCTACTATACCCCAGATTACTCGCAATTTTACAGATCAGCTAAATGAGTTTTCTATACCTTATATATTTATAGACTCAAATATTCCCGATCTACATCCATTGGCTTTTTATGGACAAAACTCAGGAAGAAGTGGATATTTTGCAGCAAAGATGTTAATGCTAATGTCTGATAAAGCTGATGAAATAGTAATTTTTCGTCAGATTAAAGAAGGTATTATTGGATCAAACCAACAGGAAAACAGAGATAAAGGCTTTAGAATTTATATGAAAGAGCATTTTCCTTTCTGTCGTATTACTGAGCTTAACCTTCATCCAAAGTATCCTATTGAAGATGAACAATTGCTGGATGCATATTTTGCTGAACATCCAAATGTTACATGTGGAATAACATTTAATTCAAAAGTTCACGTTATAGGCGAATATATTGAGAAAAGAGGAATCAAGAATTTTAATTTAGTTGGTTATGACTTACTGACGAGAAACGTGACTTGTCTTAAAAATGGCTCGGTTTCTATGTTAATTGCTCAGCAGCCTGAAATTCAGGGATATAATAGTGTGAAAGCTTTATGTGATCAATTAATATTAAAAAAAGAGGTAAATAGCATAAACTATATGCCGATAGATTTATTAACTGTAGAAACTGTGGACTTTTATCTTAATTTTCAAAAATAA
- a CDS encoding sugar kinase encodes MGKKVVTFGEIMLRLATPGYLRFSQAKEFNATFGGGEANVAVSLANYGLETEFVTRLPKNDIAESCIMDLRSHNVGTKEIIFGGDRVGIYFLETGAVARASKVVYDRANSSISTIQPGMINWKEVFKDAQWFHWTGITPALSQGAADACLEAIKVANEMGVTVSTDLNFRKNLWKYGKTAAEVMPALVEGCDVILGNEEDCEKVFGVKPEGFDVAATHGEVNAAEFESVCTQMMAKFPRAKKVIITLRGSINANHNTWGGVLYSDGSLKQSKRYDITHIVDRVGGGDSFMGGLVYGLISYPNDDQKALEFAVAASCLKHTIYGDFNLVTVSEVENLMKGDGSGRVSR; translated from the coding sequence ATGGGAAAGAAAGTTGTTACTTTTGGGGAAATTATGTTGCGTTTGGCAACTCCTGGTTATTTAAGATTTTCACAAGCAAAGGAATTTAATGCTACATTTGGTGGTGGTGAAGCTAATGTTGCAGTCTCTTTGGCAAACTATGGCTTGGAAACTGAATTTGTGACTCGTCTACCTAAAAATGACATCGCAGAATCTTGCATTATGGACTTACGTTCTCACAACGTTGGAACTAAAGAAATTATCTTCGGTGGTGATCGTGTAGGTATTTATTTCCTTGAAACAGGTGCTGTTGCTCGTGCTTCAAAAGTAGTTTATGACCGTGCAAATTCTTCAATATCAACTATTCAGCCAGGTATGATTAACTGGAAAGAAGTATTCAAAGATGCTCAGTGGTTCCACTGGACTGGTATTACTCCAGCTTTGTCACAAGGTGCTGCTGATGCTTGTCTTGAAGCTATCAAAGTTGCTAATGAAATGGGTGTAACTGTTTCTACTGACCTTAACTTCCGCAAAAATCTTTGGAAGTATGGTAAAACTGCTGCAGAAGTTATGCCTGCATTAGTTGAAGGTTGTGATGTGATTCTTGGTAACGAAGAAGATTGCGAAAAAGTGTTTGGTGTTAAACCAGAAGGATTTGATGTTGCTGCAACTCACGGTGAAGTTAATGCTGCTGAATTTGAATCAGTATGTACTCAGATGATGGCTAAATTCCCACGTGCTAAGAAAGTAATCATTACTCTTCGTGGTTCTATCAACGCTAACCACAATACTTGGGGTGGTGTTCTTTACTCTGATGGATCATTGAAACAATCTAAGAGATATGACATTACTCACATCGTTGACCGTGTAGGTGGTGGTGACTCATTTATGGGTGGTCTTGTTTACGGTTTGATTTCTTATCCAAACGATGATCAGAAAGCTTTGGAATTCGCAGTTGCTGCATCTTGCCTAAAACATACAATTTATGGTGACTTTAACCTTGTAACTGTTTCTGAAGTAGAAAACTTAATGAAAGGTGACGGTTCTGGCCGTGTTTCTCGTTAA
- a CDS encoding threonine/serine exporter family protein, producing MDIHAELKELSKFLSDYSTSLMAVGVHTSRIVRNTSRIAESFGYFVDMTIFQKTIIMTLRDKDNSHSYSTVNKIKPMALNFELNARLSTLSWEAYDEHLSMDELKAKYQEIISNPRMSKWMVLFLVACANASFCRLFTGDIQAMGIVFVATLAGFFVRQKLTEMHLNHLFVFIISAFTASMIGCTAVLYNIGNTPDIALGTSVLYLVPGVPLINGVIDVIEGHVLAGVSRLINAALLIICLSIGLSLTLLLLGVNAL from the coding sequence ATGGACATTCATGCAGAACTCAAAGAGTTATCGAAGTTTTTATCCGACTACTCTACCAGTCTAATGGCTGTAGGCGTACACACATCGCGTATTGTACGTAACACCTCCCGGATAGCTGAATCTTTTGGCTATTTCGTTGACATGACGATCTTTCAGAAAACCATTATTATGACTTTGAGAGACAAAGACAATTCGCATTCTTACAGTACTGTGAATAAAATCAAGCCTATGGCTCTGAATTTTGAATTAAATGCCCGGCTCAGTACATTAAGTTGGGAAGCTTACGATGAGCATTTGTCTATGGATGAATTAAAAGCAAAATATCAGGAAATTATCAGTAACCCTCGCATGAGTAAATGGATGGTTCTTTTCCTGGTTGCATGTGCAAATGCATCTTTTTGCCGTCTCTTTACTGGTGATATACAAGCAATGGGTATAGTTTTCGTTGCTACATTGGCAGGTTTCTTTGTTCGTCAGAAATTAACAGAAATGCATCTCAACCATTTATTTGTATTCATTATTTCTGCGTTTACTGCTTCCATGATAGGTTGTACAGCTGTGCTATATAATATAGGAAATACTCCTGATATTGCTCTTGGAACAAGTGTTCTTTATCTCGTTCCCGGTGTTCCTCTCATTAATGGTGTTATTGATGTTATTGAAGGCCATGTTTTAGCTGGTGTTTCACGATTAATCAATGCAGCATTGCTTATTATTTGTCTTTCTATAGGTTTGTCGTTAACTTTATTATTGTTAGGAGTAAATGCATTATGA
- a CDS encoding threonine/serine exporter family protein, with amino-acid sequence MINYDFIEAIIFDGLFAAIASIGFAVISNPPRKAILVSAFLAAVGHGLRYCLLHSTSLDIASASFIAAFSIGMLSIFFAKKIHCPAEVFSFPSLLPMIPGMFAYKTILALVKFIQCKDDSASIDIIVAIFRNGLTATFVMFALVVGVAVPMFIFHKQSFAVTRILKLVKKDR; translated from the coding sequence ATGATAAATTATGATTTTATTGAAGCCATTATATTTGATGGTCTTTTTGCTGCTATAGCATCGATTGGATTTGCTGTAATCTCTAATCCTCCACGCAAAGCGATTCTTGTATCTGCATTTTTAGCAGCTGTTGGACATGGACTACGTTATTGTTTGTTGCACAGCACTTCGTTGGATATTGCTTCGGCATCATTTATTGCAGCATTTTCTATTGGTATGCTAAGCATTTTCTTTGCAAAGAAAATACATTGTCCGGCAGAAGTATTCTCTTTCCCTTCTCTTTTACCTATGATTCCTGGAATGTTTGCATATAAAACAATTCTTGCTCTAGTGAAATTTATTCAATGCAAAGATGATTCTGCATCAATAGATATAATAGTAGCAATATTCAGAAATGGCTTAACTGCTACTTTTGTTATGTTCGCTTTAGTGGTTGGAGTTGCAGTACCTATGTTTATCTTCCACAAACAATCATTTGCAGTAACACGTATTTTGAAGCTAGTTAAGAAAGATAGATAA
- a CDS encoding thiol protease/hemagglutinin PrtT codes for MTKLYVNAFLLKKLILIFIFSCSILSGFAKSRTSNEALSIASNFSQKSQVLTKTIGLPNSTLTLAYTCKDTIITRSSTEKAYYYVFNIGDNNGFIIVSGDDRAKDILGYSHNGKFNSDALPPNFSTWLNFYQKEIKALMSQPEELSYTSNVLLGITDNATTYKTIYATSVAPLLGGIKWDQGTPYNELCPTISTKSSERTVTGCVATAMAQVMRYHQWPVTGKGSNTYTPDGYFQALTVDFSKTTYDWKNMTETYNSLSTVTEKNAVATLMYHCGVAVNMDYGFSSSASPTNMAKALIKYFSYDPNIQSYHRDYYTRFELENMLKTELNAKRPVLYAGNSTDIGHQFVCDGYDGNDLFHFNWGWSGESDGYFELSALNPSVLGIGGGTSGGFNSDQLFVIGVQKPNEASVAAPYQLHLYSPLKISANSISRTNAFSINADIYNMGITNFSGSIGLALYNENGFVKLIKSYSVSSLDTYSGWSNLAYSSSIPTDVINGNYKLYSVFLPSGKSEWQVMRGKVGTANYLNVAVTSSNVTFSVPNVLPNLTLNSFSTIGNLYQNSTGRFNLNLTNTGGEYNSNLVILLKSVVNDSISQVVCMDPVNISTGETKSLDFFGNITLPAGKYYLYAMYDPHNDRSNTDTFNNLGSPLTIEILPASIETPALTLTSKISFPDPSQVNGNDAILTARIKNTGGYFEDYIVAFVYPVNSYIALSFFGLQKIILDKDEEKTIALSGNIGLEPGSYLTTLAYSTTLGNSYSFMDPNDYSKIVFTITDNATKATDIEQTKEEKPYLYPIPATDILYLKSDDVVKAINIMDLSGKLVLKINPLRNGEIPIPVNTFKAGAYILHSITETKERVCKFIKK; via the coding sequence ATGACTAAACTTTACGTGAATGCTTTTTTACTCAAAAAGCTGATACTTATATTTATTTTTTCTTGTTCAATTTTGTCAGGTTTTGCTAAATCGCGTACTAGCAATGAAGCTTTAAGTATTGCTAGTAATTTTTCTCAGAAATCACAAGTTCTAACTAAAACAATTGGTTTGCCAAATTCCACATTAACATTAGCTTACACTTGTAAAGATACCATTATTACACGTTCTTCAACAGAAAAAGCATACTACTACGTTTTTAATATTGGCGATAATAATGGTTTTATAATCGTTTCCGGAGATGATAGAGCTAAAGATATTCTTGGATATTCTCATAATGGAAAATTTAATTCAGATGCTTTGCCTCCAAACTTCTCTACATGGCTAAATTTCTATCAAAAGGAAATAAAAGCATTAATGAGTCAACCTGAAGAATTAAGTTATACCTCAAATGTTTTACTCGGTATAACTGATAATGCAACGACTTATAAAACAATATATGCAACATCTGTTGCCCCGCTTCTTGGAGGAATAAAATGGGATCAAGGAACTCCATACAATGAACTCTGTCCTACAATAAGTACAAAATCTTCTGAAAGAACTGTTACTGGCTGCGTAGCTACTGCAATGGCTCAGGTAATGAGATACCATCAATGGCCCGTTACAGGAAAAGGATCTAATACATATACTCCGGATGGATATTTTCAAGCTCTTACTGTTGATTTTTCAAAAACAACATACGACTGGAAAAATATGACTGAAACATATAATAGCTTAAGTACTGTTACTGAAAAAAATGCCGTAGCCACGTTAATGTATCATTGTGGAGTAGCTGTGAACATGGATTATGGTTTTTCCAGCTCTGCTAGTCCTACCAATATGGCCAAGGCTTTAATAAAGTATTTCAGTTACGATCCTAATATTCAAAGTTATCACAGAGATTATTATACCAGATTTGAGTTGGAAAATATGCTTAAGACAGAGTTAAATGCTAAACGTCCTGTTCTTTATGCCGGAAATTCTACTGATATAGGGCATCAATTTGTTTGTGACGGGTATGACGGCAATGATCTCTTTCATTTCAATTGGGGATGGAGTGGTGAATCTGATGGCTATTTTGAATTATCAGCACTAAATCCATCTGTTCTTGGTATTGGTGGCGGAACCAGTGGAGGGTTTAATTCTGATCAGCTTTTTGTTATCGGAGTACAAAAACCTAATGAAGCATCGGTTGCAGCGCCTTATCAATTACACTTATATTCACCACTAAAAATCTCTGCAAACTCAATAAGCCGTACAAATGCTTTTTCCATTAACGCAGATATCTATAATATGGGAATAACTAATTTCAGTGGTTCTATTGGGCTGGCATTATACAATGAAAATGGTTTTGTAAAACTGATTAAAAGTTATTCAGTATCGTCCCTTGACACATATAGTGGATGGTCAAATTTAGCATACTCTTCGAGTATACCAACAGATGTGATAAATGGTAACTACAAGCTTTACAGTGTATTTCTTCCTTCAGGAAAATCAGAATGGCAAGTAATGAGAGGAAAAGTAGGAACAGCTAATTATTTAAATGTAGCAGTTACTTCTTCAAATGTAACATTCAGTGTTCCAAATGTACTTCCAAACCTAACTCTTAATTCTTTCTCTACTATTGGCAATCTTTATCAAAACAGCACTGGTAGATTTAATCTAAACCTCACAAACACAGGAGGTGAATATAACTCCAACTTAGTTATTTTATTAAAGTCTGTCGTTAACGACTCTATCTCTCAAGTGGTTTGTATGGATCCTGTTAATATTAGTACTGGTGAGACAAAAAGTCTTGACTTTTTTGGAAATATTACATTGCCAGCAGGGAAATACTATTTATATGCAATGTATGATCCACATAATGACAGATCAAATACAGATACATTTAATAATTTAGGTTCTCCTTTAACCATAGAGATATTACCTGCTTCAATAGAGACGCCAGCTCTTACACTAACTTCAAAGATTTCATTCCCTGATCCATCTCAAGTAAATGGTAATGATGCTATTCTAACTGCTCGTATTAAAAATACCGGAGGATATTTTGAGGATTATATAGTAGCATTTGTATATCCGGTTAACAGTTATATTGCACTTTCATTTTTTGGATTACAGAAAATTATCTTAGATAAAGATGAAGAAAAAACAATAGCGCTCAGCGGGAATATTGGTCTTGAGCCGGGATCATATTTAACAACACTAGCTTATAGTACAACATTAGGAAATAGTTATTCATTTATGGATCCTAATGATTATAGTAAAATTGTTTTTACCATCACCGATAATGCAACTAAAGCTACAGATATAGAACAAACAAAAGAGGAAAAGCCATATCTTTACCCTATCCCAGCAACAGATATTCTTTACCTAAAATCGGATGATGTTGTAAAAGCAATCAATATAATGGATCTTTCCGGAAAACTTGTATTAAAAATTAATCCTTTGAGAAATGGAGAAATTCCTATTCCTGTAAATACATTCAAGGCAGGTGCATACATTCTTCATTCGATAACCGAAACAAAAGAAAGAGTCTGCAAATTCATAAAAAAATGA
- a CDS encoding DUF6064 family protein has protein sequence MDIFWNTIAQYNAGTWIYQIFISVIAIILTYFLFKHPTQIVKSAMKLFLAFLNTWIAVVYYSIYCEPRSYNNMFVVYWTIMALFWLYDLFFCHTSFERSYKYDKLAIMLCILPFIYPIISLIRGLHFPMMTSPVMPCSVAIFTIGLLLAHSKKINIFLVMFLTHWALIGFTKVYFFQLPEDFLLASSAVPALYLFYKEYINSNLHISRKPKAKILNLLLILLCCIIGLSFTITLIHELCEMPRI, from the coding sequence ATGGATATTTTTTGGAATACAATTGCTCAGTATAATGCAGGAACCTGGATATATCAGATATTTATATCAGTTATTGCAATTATACTAACTTACTTCTTATTTAAACATCCTACTCAAATTGTAAAATCGGCAATGAAACTGTTCCTTGCATTTCTAAATACATGGATTGCAGTTGTCTACTACTCTATTTATTGTGAGCCAAGAAGTTATAATAATATGTTTGTTGTATATTGGACAATAATGGCACTATTCTGGTTGTATGATTTGTTTTTTTGTCATACATCTTTTGAGAGATCATATAAATACGATAAGCTAGCTATAATGCTTTGTATATTGCCGTTTATTTATCCGATAATTTCTTTAATACGCGGTCTTCACTTTCCAATGATGACTTCGCCTGTTATGCCTTGTTCGGTTGCTATTTTTACAATTGGATTATTACTTGCTCATTCTAAAAAAATAAATATCTTTTTAGTTATGTTTTTAACTCACTGGGCTTTAATTGGTTTTACAAAAGTATACTTCTTTCAGTTACCTGAAGATTTTCTTTTGGCCAGCTCAGCTGTTCCGGCTTTATATCTTTTTTATAAAGAATATATCAATTCAAATCTGCATATATCAAGAAAGCCAAAAGCTAAAATTCTGAATTTGCTATTAATATTGCTATGCTGTATTATCGGATTATCTTTCACGATTACCTTAATACATGAATTGTGCGAAATGCCGCGCATTTGA
- a CDS encoding altronate dehydratase family protein → METKYLKINPADNVAVAILNLSAGETISVNGLDIKLNEDVPAGHKFALKDFAVDDHIVKYGYAIGHAITPIKQGDWVNEKKIKTNLSGLLEYTYNPAHETLDIAHKSLSFKGYKRKNGDVGVRNEIWIIPTVGCVNGIVNQLADQLRRETEGKGVDAIVAFPHNYGCSQLGDDHENTRKILRDMVLHPNAGAVFVVGLGCENNQLTAFREFLGEYDADRVAFMETQKVGDEFEEGMAILRDLYAKASKDVRVDVPLSELRVGLKCGGSDGFSGITANPLLGMFSDFLIAQGGTSVLTEVPEMFGAETILMNRCENKELFEQTVHLINDFKDYFIRNEQPIYENPSPGNKAGGISTLEEKSLGCTQKCGKSIVKGVMKYGERIQTKGLNLLSAPGNDLVAATTLAASGCHMVLFTTGRGTPFGTFVPTMKISTNSNLANNKPGWIDFNAGVILENEPMEKTCERFTDYIIKVASGESVNNEKKNYREIAIFKTGVTL, encoded by the coding sequence ATGGAAACGAAGTATTTAAAAATTAATCCTGCAGATAATGTAGCTGTAGCTATCTTAAATTTGTCTGCTGGTGAAACCATTTCCGTAAATGGATTGGATATTAAACTAAATGAAGATGTTCCAGCTGGTCACAAATTTGCTTTGAAAGACTTCGCTGTTGACGATCATATAGTCAAATATGGTTATGCTATTGGTCATGCTATAACTCCTATCAAACAAGGTGACTGGGTAAATGAAAAGAAAATCAAGACTAACTTGTCTGGTTTACTTGAATATACATACAACCCTGCTCACGAAACTCTTGATATTGCTCATAAGAGCCTTTCTTTCAAAGGTTACAAGCGTAAAAACGGTGATGTTGGTGTAAGAAATGAAATCTGGATTATCCCAACAGTTGGTTGTGTTAATGGAATCGTTAATCAATTGGCAGATCAGCTACGTCGTGAAACTGAAGGAAAAGGAGTAGATGCTATTGTTGCATTCCCACATAACTACGGTTGCTCTCAATTAGGCGATGACCACGAAAATACCCGTAAGATATTACGTGATATGGTTCTTCATCCAAATGCCGGTGCAGTATTTGTTGTAGGTTTGGGCTGCGAAAACAATCAGCTTACTGCTTTCCGCGAATTCCTTGGCGAATATGATGCAGACCGTGTAGCATTCATGGAAACTCAGAAAGTTGGTGATGAATTTGAAGAAGGTATGGCTATTCTTCGTGATCTTTATGCAAAAGCAAGTAAAGATGTACGTGTAGATGTTCCTCTTTCTGAATTGCGTGTAGGATTAAAATGTGGTGGATCAGACGGATTCTCAGGAATTACAGCTAATCCATTACTTGGTATGTTCTCTGACTTTTTGATTGCTCAAGGTGGTACATCAGTACTTACTGAAGTTCCTGAAATGTTTGGTGCCGAGACAATCTTGATGAACCGTTGCGAAAATAAAGAATTATTTGAGCAGACAGTTCATTTGATTAATGATTTTAAAGATTACTTTATCCGTAATGAACAACCAATTTATGAAAATCCTTCTCCGGGAAATAAGGCTGGTGGAATTTCTACATTAGAAGAAAAGTCATTAGGATGTACACAAAAATGCGGAAAAAGTATTGTTAAAGGTGTTATGAAATACGGTGAAAGAATTCAGACTAAAGGTTTGAACTTATTGAGTGCGCCGGGTAACGACCTTGTTGCAGCAACAACTCTTGCAGCATCAGGTTGTCATATGGTTCTTTTCACAACAGGACGTGGAACCCCATTCGGTACATTTGTACCAACCATGAAGATTTCAACAAATTCAAATCTGGCAAATAATAAACCAGGATGGATTGATTTTAATGCAGGAGTTATTCTGGAAAATGAACCTATGGAAAAAACTTGTGAAAGATTTACTGATTATATAATCAAAGTTGCAAGTGGTGAATCTGTAAATAACGAAAAGAAAAACTATCGTGAAATTGCAATATTCAAAACAGGTGTAACTTTATAA
- a CDS encoding bifunctional 4-hydroxy-2-oxoglutarate aldolase/2-dehydro-3-deoxy-phosphogluconate aldolase, translating into MARFSKIQVLNAMASTGMVPVFYNKDVELAKNVVKACYEGGVRAFEFTNRGDFAQEVFAELVKWAAKECPDMILGIGSIVDPATAAMYIQLGANFIVGPLFNPEIAKVCNRRLIPYTPGCGSVSEIGFAQEVGCDLCKVFPAGNVGGPSFVKNVKAPMPWSLLMVTGGVEPTKDNLTAWIKAGVTCVGMGSNLFPKEVVAANDWAWVTAKCKEAFGYIEEARK; encoded by the coding sequence ATGGCAAGATTTTCAAAAATACAAGTGCTTAATGCTATGGCAAGCACAGGGATGGTTCCAGTTTTCTATAATAAAGATGTTGAATTAGCAAAGAATGTTGTAAAAGCATGCTATGAAGGTGGTGTTCGTGCATTCGAATTCACTAACCGTGGCGATTTTGCACAAGAAGTATTTGCAGAATTAGTAAAATGGGCTGCAAAAGAATGTCCTGATATGATTCTGGGAATTGGTTCAATCGTTGATCCTGCTACTGCAGCAATGTATATTCAATTAGGTGCTAACTTTATTGTTGGTCCATTATTCAATCCGGAAATTGCTAAAGTTTGTAACCGTCGTTTAATTCCTTATACTCCAGGTTGTGGTTCTGTATCAGAAATAGGTTTCGCACAAGAAGTAGGATGCGATCTTTGCAAAGTATTCCCTGCAGGTAACGTTGGTGGCCCTTCATTCGTTAAGAATGTAAAAGCTCCAATGCCTTGGTCTTTGTTAATGGTTACTGGTGGTGTTGAACCAACAAAAGACAACCTTACTGCATGGATTAAAGCTGGCGTAACTTGTGTAGGTATGGGTTCAAACCTTTTCCCAAAAGAAGTAGTTGCTGCTAATGACTGGGCATGGGTTACAGCTAAATGTAAAGAAGCTTTCGGATATATTGAAGAAGCTCGCAAATAA